The DNA window TCATATTGACTCAAATCATTTTCCGAGATGTACATCATTCTGTAAATTATATCAGCAAATTCACCGCGAGTTATATCGACTCCTCCATTAAAATCCCCGAACTTATCCGGATCGATGAGCATTTTGTCTTTTGCATATTTTACGTATTTCCCATACCAAGATGAAAAAGGTACATCAGGAAAAGGGTTTTTAGATGGGTCACTAAAGGTTTCATTTTCTGTGAATGCAAGCAAAATAATTTTTAAACTTTCTGCTTTGTTTATGTTATTTGCAGGTTTGAAACTCCCGTCAGCATAACCATCCGTTATACCTTTTTTGTATGCTCCGTTGACGTACTGAGCAAACCATTCATTTGTTACATCGCTGAATATCGGCTTAGGCTCTGGAGTTCCCTCTGCGACCCCATCTTCGGCAGTTACTTCTTCGGTTACTGAGTTATCAGGAAATACTTCATCCTTCCATTTGTAATGTCCGAGTAATATTATTTTCATCGCCTCAGCACGATTTATCGTTCCAGCTGGTTTGAAAGTTCCATCAGAATACCCTGAAATTATTTCTTTGTTTTTTAGGAATTGAACTGCATCATAATAAGGATGATTTGGTGGGACGTCTGAGAAGTTAGCTTGGTCTGCATTAGCAGGTAGGACGAATACGCTAAACACCAATGCTAAAGTTGTAAGCAAGCTGAAAGCACGGCGAGAATTTGTTTTTTGTTTGTATGTCATACAAGAAATATAACGAAATTATTCATCTTTTGCGATGTCATCTACGATTGGATTCAGTATGCTTTCGATTTTTACACTGAGCTGGCCTTTTGTTAGAGGCCCCTCTGTAAAGCTATTGTTAACAAAAACACTTGGACTTGCCTTGATGCCGAAGTCGGCAACAACTTTTTGCATAGTTTGTAACTTAGATGAGAACCTACCAGTATCTTCCATACATTTGCCAAAAACTTCGGGGTCAAGGTCTAATGCATTTACGATCTCCGGTAAGAGCTCCAAATTAAATCCCCCATCTTCATTAGTAAAATCTCTTTGTCTCAAAAAAAGTGCATCATGCATTTCCCAGAATTTATTTTGTTCAGCACTACATTCAGATGCTTGTATCAGAGTGTTGTCATTACCTCCACGATTAAAATGTATGTAATGTACGGCTACATCATTTGGATATTTTTCTAAAATAGAGCCAAGTACGCCGTTGAAACTCGTACAATATTCACATGAAAATGAAGAGAATTCTGTGATTGTCACCTTCGGATTTTCTGCTCCTTTGACGTGAGCCTTCTCATTGTGTGGAGCCACCACAAATCTTCCTGGCGGAGTTTTGAGTAGGTAATAATTTGGACGCTCTATGAAGAAATCTTCTATAAATGCGAAATTCGCAAGTAGTTTGATGTTATCATCAAATACAAAAGCCGGTACGGCTTTTGCTCCCGCTTCCTGCATCAGTCTTTTACCTTCTTGTGAATCAAATACAACTTCTTCAAATTGTATTGCTGGAGTTAAATTTGTTAGGATTTGTCTTTTTAGACTGCTGACATCACACAATTCCGTATTACATGATGGATCAACTACAACTTTTGCAATTACTAATGGGTGATCATATGCAACATATGTAATTCCATTTACTTCAAAGATATTATGCCCATCAAAGTCATGACTTTGATTTGAGAGTCCAAAAAACTCAGATGATTTAAGTACGATTCTCTTGATCGTAAAATTATACGAAAACAATAAGTGCGCAGTAAAAAGTAGCATGAAAACAATAGCTACAAACCTCCATTTATTAGATAGAATAAACTTATTAACAATTTTTTTATTGTTAGGTTTGTAAATTTTTTTTACAACAGTTTTTACGATTTTTTTTGTTTTTTTGGTAGGCATAATTTGTAGATTATTCTAAAAGACAGGAAGCTCACATGCAAAGGCATTCGCAAGGTCTTGCAAAGGTTGAACACCTCTACCGACCAAAGTCCCCTCCATTCCGGAATTGTTTTTCCAAGTAGGATATCCTTCAATTCCTTCAGCCTCACATTTTTCAGGCTCGATGTCACATTGTACATAATCTATATATTCAAAAGATTTTCCGAACATCTTTTTTTGAGCTTGGCAGTTACTACACCAGTCTGCACCGTACATAACAGCTCCATTGTCCGTAAGACACGCTGCAAAATCATCATATTCTCCAGGCCCACTTTTTTGAACTGTTTTGACTATCAAGCCGGCTGCTATCGCAACGATAAAAAATCCTATTACTGAATATGTGAAGTTGAATTTCATAATTGTTTTTATTTATGATTTATTAATAGCTTATTTCTCCCGGACTATATGTGTCCAGATTTTCTTTACCAATTGCCGCAATGACTTTTTCAACTACGTCCTCTATTTTTATGATTTCTTGTTTACCCATAGTCATGTCTCTTAGGATAATAGTCCCATCTCTAACTTCAGTTATACCAAGTACAAGTGCGTATGGAACTCTAAATTTATCTGCAAGTCGCATTTGAGCCTTCATAGAACCTTTACCGAGAGCACCTACGGTTTTGATTCCGTGTTCGCGAAGCTCTGAGATAAGAGGTAGGCATTTTTTCTTAGCGAGGTCTCCGAGTTGTG is part of the Candidatus Peregrinibacteria bacterium genome and encodes:
- a CDS encoding S-layer homology domain-containing protein, whose amino-acid sequence is MTYKQKTNSRRAFSLLTTLALVFSVFVLPANADQANFSDVPPNHPYYDAVQFLKNKEIISGYSDGTFKPAGTINRAEAMKIILLGHYKWKDEVFPDNSVTEEVTAEDGVAEGTPEPKPIFSDVTNEWFAQYVNGAYKKGITDGYADGSFKPANNINKAESLKIILLAFTENETFSDPSKNPFPDVPFSSWYGKYVKYAKDKMLIDPDKFGDFNGGVDITRGEFADIIYRMMYISENDLSQYDPSVTWDIFDRSTQGYNVKTPPTWEVFEEINEHPAAGNKVRTMIWNKDEANKQRTYMRQFPNSAMAEIFISNTSLEKDKYFAEIRNAFGSDALIMEVETAGMPTLVVESENGIENILDSYIYMPSGKIANILGTYGNGSLAYKNSFYIRKLRENFTATDSSKIDDVNIEDILTIARENIQVDGKGQKTLDMFDDLQIIETDSIGVGTGPIDYNYSAKANITIKYERSFDVILDIENGRTSGF
- a CDS encoding thioredoxin family protein → MKFNFTYSVIGFFIVAIAAGLIVKTVQKSGPGEYDDFAACLTDNGAVMYGADWCSNCQAQKKMFGKSFEYIDYVQCDIEPEKCEAEGIEGYPTWKNNSGMEGTLVGRGVQPLQDLANAFACELPVF
- a CDS encoding thioredoxin domain-containing protein, with the protein product MPTKKTKKIVKTVVKKIYKPNNKKIVNKFILSNKWRFVAIVFMLLFTAHLLFSYNFTIKRIVLKSSEFFGLSNQSHDFDGHNIFEVNGITYVAYDHPLVIAKVVVDPSCNTELCDVSSLKRQILTNLTPAIQFEEVVFDSQEGKRLMQEAGAKAVPAFVFDDNIKLLANFAFIEDFFIERPNYYLLKTPPGRFVVAPHNEKAHVKGAENPKVTITEFSSFSCEYCTSFNGVLGSILEKYPNDVAVHYIHFNRGGNDNTLIQASECSAEQNKFWEMHDALFLRQRDFTNEDGGFNLELLPEIVNALDLDPEVFGKCMEDTGRFSSKLQTMQKVVADFGIKASPSVFVNNSFTEGPLTKGQLSVKIESILNPIVDDIAKDE